A section of the Arabiibacter massiliensis genome encodes:
- a CDS encoding C69 family dipeptidase has product MARTTHCACTSVLVGKAATIDGSILIARTEDNSSACAPKRFTVMPARSKHETFVSANNGFTMKLEGARLRHTSTPEADPAEGNYEEAGINEAGVAMSATESTYANERALACDPLVEEGGLAEDALVSIVLPFIRTAREGVRRVGEIVAAHGSAESNSILFADADEAWYLELATGHHWAAQRIPDDAYAVCANRISIQEIDFGSDDFMTSEGIREFVDANRLNPCPGTFDFRRIFGTYTQQDVHYNAPRVWFGQRLFTPEAVQQPEDLDLPFIRRANRLIGVDDVAQLLSSHFEGTAFDPLGSDGDERSRTRYRAVSLSRTQEGHILQIRPGLPPERAHVHWVALATTAFSPFVPFFANASAAHPAWESVATRPDASSAYWLLRTLGMLAESRWPQTARDVDDWLKACRQKAHAFVADTDRACEGLEGKALTEVLTSANHAFMEEMLADARTLAQNLMMAAAEDSRLSFDMDANL; this is encoded by the coding sequence ATGGCCCGCACCACCCATTGCGCTTGCACGTCCGTCCTTGTGGGGAAGGCGGCAACCATCGACGGCTCGATCCTCATCGCGCGCACCGAGGACAACTCGAGCGCCTGCGCGCCGAAGCGCTTCACCGTGATGCCCGCGCGCTCCAAGCACGAGACGTTCGTCTCGGCAAACAACGGCTTCACGATGAAGCTTGAGGGTGCGCGCCTGCGCCACACCTCCACGCCCGAGGCCGACCCCGCCGAGGGCAACTACGAGGAAGCTGGCATCAACGAGGCGGGCGTGGCTATGAGCGCCACCGAGTCCACCTACGCCAACGAGCGCGCGCTCGCGTGCGACCCGCTCGTGGAAGAAGGCGGCCTTGCCGAGGACGCGCTGGTCAGCATCGTGCTGCCGTTCATTCGCACGGCGCGCGAAGGCGTGCGGCGTGTGGGCGAGATCGTTGCCGCGCACGGCTCGGCGGAGAGCAACTCCATCCTGTTCGCCGACGCCGACGAGGCATGGTACCTGGAGCTGGCCACCGGGCACCACTGGGCGGCGCAGCGCATCCCCGACGACGCCTACGCCGTGTGCGCGAACCGCATCTCCATCCAGGAGATCGACTTCGGCTCCGACGACTTCATGACCTCCGAGGGCATCCGGGAGTTCGTGGACGCGAACCGCCTGAACCCCTGCCCCGGCACGTTCGACTTCCGGCGCATCTTCGGCACGTACACTCAGCAGGATGTGCACTACAACGCGCCGCGCGTGTGGTTCGGGCAGCGCCTGTTCACGCCCGAGGCCGTTCAGCAACCCGAGGACCTGGACCTGCCGTTCATACGTCGCGCGAACCGCCTGATCGGCGTTGACGACGTGGCGCAGCTGCTCAGCTCACACTTCGAGGGCACGGCGTTCGACCCGCTGGGATCCGACGGCGACGAGCGCAGCCGCACGCGCTACCGCGCCGTGTCGCTCTCGCGCACGCAGGAGGGCCACATCCTGCAGATACGCCCCGGTCTGCCGCCCGAGCGCGCCCACGTCCACTGGGTGGCGCTGGCCACGACCGCATTCTCGCCGTTCGTACCGTTCTTCGCGAACGCCTCGGCCGCGCACCCCGCCTGGGAAAGCGTCGCCACCCGTCCCGACGCATCGAGCGCCTACTGGCTGCTGCGCACGCTCGGCATGCTGGCCGAGAGTCGCTGGCCCCAGACGGCCCGCGACGTGGACGACTGGCTGAAGGCGTGCCGCCAGAAAGCCCATGCGTTCGTCGCCGACACCGACCGCGCCTGCGAGGGTCTGGAGGGCAAGGCGCTCACCGAGGTCCTGACCAGCGCGAACCATGCGTTCATGGAAGAGATGCTGGCCGATGCGCGCACGCTCGCGCAGAACCTGATGATGGCCGCCGCCGAGGACTCCCGCCTGTCGTTCGACATGGACGCGAATCTGTAA